Below is a genomic region from Henckelia pumila isolate YLH828 chromosome 3, ASM3356847v2, whole genome shotgun sequence.
TTTGGCCTCCTGTTTCATAGTTTAGTTTATTGTGCAGTGTACGCAGAAATCCCATTTGACAAATGACGACTTGCTATTTCTGCGTTATATTGGATCGTTAGTATTCATTCTGAAATCACTTTCTACTCAGAAAAGTACAAGTTGATGGCAAATGTATTTCGCAAAATCTTACAATTATTATCTTGTTACTAGTCATCATTATGCCACTAGGATAGTTCAACGTGAATTTGAAATCAATTTGCGtttgaaattatataaaaatctaAAAGCCACATTTTTTGCTTGCCTTCTTCAAATACCATTAGGAAAGGCTTCCCGTTTTAAGGACTCTACATTGAAACACATTCTGTGCCTAATTCCTGTTTCAATGCATACATGCAGAACACTGGAAAATATCAACACTTTAGGCAACACCATTCTACAGGAATTTCACCCATCAAAACTTTTTTAGTCCATATGTTAGCACGTACAATAGGGAGTTGCAGCATAGGATGCTTTCATCATACAATCCCTCCACACTGGAAGTCATTTTCGTTATATGTTGTTCAGTCATTCACTAGAATCCGTCCCAAATAGTGGAGAAAACTTCATCACCTCAAGAATCTTTTATATATCAGGCAACTCAGTAAACCCCACGAACAAGCATGGACTCCAAAACTTCACTTTCATCCTTAAGTTGGGTCTGATGGCTTTGCATGATATGCGATCCATTGGGTTTTCGTAGTCGGAAAAATCATGACAACTCAAAATCTGCTACTTCCTCGCCGGCCACCGCCAAATTTCCTTTGCTCTTGTCCTGGCCCTGTCTTTGGCCTCGGTCTCTCACTCTGCATTTCAGTTCAGAACGAAATTTAAAACATTATATACTGGGAAGGGAAGTTCTTGTTGGTCTGCTTGATCCACCAGTGTCATAAAATTCAAGAACAGAAGAAAGAAACTTCGAAACGCCTACAATATATGTAAATACATAAAAGATTTACCCTTGGCGATTGTTTTGACATAGATAGCCTTTTCAAATAAACCCTTTGAACttgtttcttcttctcttctgCCTTTAGCTTTGCGATGCTTGGCCTGTAAAGAATCACGGTTCTACCGATCTGCCCAACAATTACCGAACCAGTCATTGCCTCCAACTGCTTCAGCACATCATCAAATTCTCCGGGACAGGTACCACGTACTTTGAGCTGACATAATGTTGAACAATCAAcgcaaaatattttcttttcatcCCTACTAGTATAGCACCAAATATAGTATATTTTGAATCAACTATCAGTGTTAACTAAATGAAATTAATGGCAAATCCCATAATACCAATCAAAATGTTGTATAAAAAGCATCTAACAAAGTAAAAAATGAAAACCTCAATTCAATCCATGGCGGGGTACATGGCAGTCTAAACTGTACACATTTTTATGCTATTCGACGAGCTGGAACAGATTGATCATCCTCTTGTATCAAAGCAATACGGAGCAAAGTTTACGCATTTGCATAAACTTCAACAAAAACTAGAAAAAACAGACTTTTAAACACCAAGTAAATAAATTTAACGATAAAACACATCAAATTGCACATGTTTTCAATTGAAGACAGATAAATGAGGCTGGCATTTTCAGAACGACATTATATTTTGGCTAATCGTGCCGCGTCTCAAAACAATTTCATGACATTATATTGCCTTCACTGTCTCTCTGACATTTTTGCCATCCATTATCTTAAAGAATCCTAAACCACAGTTTTCACATACCGAATTTACAATTACCTTGAGAAGTTCATTGGCTTCGAGGGTTTCAATCAACGCCGTCACAACGGTGTCGGTGACGCCAGATTTTCCAACCTGCTGAGACTTGAGCTTTTTGCCCAAACTGTGAGCATAGGAAGCCAAATCTTTCTTCTCCTTCACGCTGAGAGTCGGAAGCTCGATTTTTGAACTCGAAACCCTCCCTAAACCTTCGGATGCATCTACACTGGAACTAATCTCGATTTCTGAATCGGTTTCCTCGATATCCAGCACAGAAACATCATCTTCTATCCGCTGTGAGATGGCGCGCGGAGAAGGGAAGAATCTTAGAGTCCTCGAGAAGGCACGAGATGGTTTCGTTTGGAGGGGAAGAGATTGCTTGGGTTGAAGAAATGGAAATGGATGGAGGAAGGGGAGGACGAAACGACGTAGTATCAGATGTGGGGAGGAGGCAAATAGTGTCGCCATTTCCAAACTCGGTTGCAGGGTAATGGCCCGTTTGAAGTAATGAATTGTgcagtctttttttttttttttttttatatatatctattaatctattaattaattaattattattaattattattattattattaataattattattaattattaattatattatattatatttatatattatctaaaagagtgaataaaagggcaaagttttacaattgtaaatttataattttgtcattttattCACTCTTCTATGTACTCCACCAACATATCTACAAGAGTATAAGAGTAAATATGTATAGCACACTTCATGTATAATAGagagatataaaagtaaatatatgttagtcattaatctaataataaatattaatattattattatttttgttggcTATTAAGACAAAATTAAATACATGAAATTAAATACATGAAATTATATGGCCACCGTTTCGAAAATGAGAAGCGCCCGTGAAGGTTTGCAGATCCTTTTTAatctaataatatattattattattattattatttggctattaaaacaaaattaaatacaTGATGAAATTAAATACATGATAAAATTATATGGGTAGCCGTTTCTTCACCTGGCCGCTCAACTCCACTAAATCTACTCTAACCACTAATCCCCTCCAacgttccaaaaaaaaaaaaccactcaAAGGAGAATAAACAAAGGAAAAGAGAATCGACTGGGTATGCTCTTGGGATTTACTACATTTTTTATGTTCTTGGTGTTTGGTATCATTCTCGATTTTAGCATTTAATTAAATACAATTGTCTTGGATTTTTGCTTCATTCTTTTAATGTTATCTTAtcgttttgattttaatttgttaaCATTTATTTGGGTTGTAAATGACTGACTGTAGTCTCTGGTGTAGAATTTTTTAACTTCGTCTCCCAATTTTACGTATTATAATTTTCTCTTGAATgacagaattttttttttaaaaaaaaattatgaaaattgtACACTCATTTTCAAACAGCGGAGCTTCTGGTCTACCCGGATGATAATGGAATTTTCAATCTTGAATTTTTTCATTACAAGATATTCCTATTTCAAGAGCTGGCGTTTTGTTAGAGTTTTTGGGTAGTTCAAGTTTTATCTTCTGGTGTTCTTAAAATTTCTACTTTGTAGTAAATTTTGTAATTCTACAtgaatgcttatcagagattaACAATGTACGATGCTAAAAATGAGGTTCAAACCTGGAGGATTGAGCATGTTGAGGTATTTAGAAAATGGGTGGGCATTAGTTGAAATGCACAGGAAATTTTAGATCTAAAATATGTTTTGCAACCAGTTAATTATCatatacatataattttttgtgtatCATCATGATGagaatctattatctattacctatctaaaagagtgaataaaagggcaaagttttacaattgtgaatttacactTTGCCCTTGTTATTCACTCTTCTATGTACTCCACCAACATATCTACAAGAGTATAAAAGTAAATATGTATAGCACACTTCATGTATAATAGagggatataaaagtaaatatatgttagtcattaatctaataataaatattagtattattattatttttgttggcTATTAAGACAAAATTAAATACATGAAATTAAATACATGAAATTATATGGCCACCGTTTCGGAAATGAGAAGCGCCTGTGAAGGTTTTCAGATCCTTTTTAatctaataatatattattattattattattattattattattattattattattattattattattatttggctATTAATACAAAATTAAATACATGATGAAATTATATGGGTAGCCGTTTCTTCACCTGGCCGCTCAACTCCACTAAATCTACTCTAACCACTAATCCCCTCCAAcgttcccaaaaaaaaaaaaaaaaaccactcaAAGGAGAATAAACAAAGGAAAAAAGAAGCGACTGGGTATACTCTTGGGATTTACTATATTTTTTATGCTCTTGGTGTTTGGTATCATTCTCGATTTTAGCATTTAATTAAATACAATTGTCTTGGATTTTTGCTTCATTCTTTTAATGTTATCTTAtcgttttgattttaatttgttaaCATTTGTTTGGGTTGTAAATGACTGACCGTAGTCTCTGGTGTAGAATTTTTTAACATCGTCTTCCAATTTCACGTATTATAATTTGCTCTTGAATggcataaatttaaaaaaaaacaaaattatgaaaattgTACACTCATTTTCAAACAGCGGAGCTTCTGGTCTACCCGGATGATAATGAAATTTTCAATCTTGAATTTTTTCATTACAAGATATTCCGATTTCAAGAGCTGGCTTTTTGTTAGAGTTTTTGGGTAGTTCAAGTTTTATCTTCTGGTGTTCTTAAAATTTCTACTTTGTAGTAAATTTTGTAATTCTACATGAATGCTTATCGGAGATTAACAATGTCCGATGCTAAAAATGAGGTTCAAAGCTGGAGGATTGAGCATGTTGAGGTAATTAGAAAATGGGTGGGCATTAGTTGAAATGCACAGGAAATTTTAGATCTAAAATATGTTTTGCAACCAGTTAATTATCATATACATATAATTTCTGTGTATCATCATGATGAGACTGGGggaatttttattatatctaaCCATTTAGTGTG
It encodes:
- the LOC140892316 gene encoding uncharacterized protein gives rise to the protein MATLFASSPHLILRRFVLPFLHPFPFLQPKQSLPLQTKPSRAFSRTLRFFPSPRAISQRIEDDVSVLDIEETDSEIEISSSVDASEGLGRVSSSKIELPTLSVKEKKDLASYAHSLGKKLKSQQVGKSGVTDTVVTALIETLEANELLKLKVRGTCPGEFDDVLKQLEAMTGSVIVGQIGRTVILYRPSIAKLKAEEKKKQVQRVYLKRLSMSKQSPRSERPRPKTGPGQEQRKFGGGRRGSSRF